The genomic segment TGACGTATATCCCAACGGCCGCTGGGTTACCCAGAAGGGAAGGCTGCACCGATTCCCACTGATTCCCGGGCGCGACGTTGCGCCCACACCCACTCGATCGTCAACCCGACCCGACCAACCAGGAGGTTTCCCGGCAAGCTGCGTGCCATGTCAATTCGCGGGTCTTGACTACTCCTCGCACGAGGAGCCGACGCTTGCTTCGACTTCCATATCTGAGACTTCAGCAATCCTGAGAACGACAACCAACCATGAAAGGAAACACCATGGCTGACAACCCGAACATCGAAGAATTGCGGGCGCCGTTGCTGGCGGCCCTGGGCGCAGCAGACCTGGCCCTGGCCACCGTGAACGAGCTCATCGGCAACCTGCGTGACCGCGCCGAGGACACCCGCACCGACACCCGCAGCCGGGTCGAGGAGAGCCGTGCTCGCATCGCCAAGCTGCAGGAAGACCTGCCTGAGCAGTTCACCGAGCTGCGCGAGCGCTTCACCCCCGAGGAACTGCGTAAGGCTGCCGAGGGCTACCTGGACGCCGCGACCAACCGCTACAACGAGCTGGTCGAGCGGGGCGAGGCCGCGTTGCAGCGGCTGCGCAGCCAGCGGCCGTTCGAGGAGACCACGGCGCGCGCCGAGGGCTACGTCGACCAGGCCGTCGAGCTGACCCAGGAAGCGCTGGGCACTGTGGCGACCCAGACCCGCGCGGTCGGCGAGCGTGCCGCCAAGCTGGTCGGCATCGAGCTCCCCAAGAAGGCCGAGTCGGCCGGCAAGGCAGTGGCCAAGAAGGCTCCGGCCAAGAAGGCGCCCGCCAAGAAGGCCCCGGCCAAGAAGGCTCCGGCCAAGAAGTCGGCGGCCAAGAAGGTCACCCAGAAGTAGTTCGGATTCCGAGTTGCCCTTCGGGGCAACTCGGATTCGACGTTTACGACGCTGCCCGCATACCCTTAAGTCGTGAATCATGCTGTGGGTACCGTCATGTTGGTCTTGCAGATCGGCGTCCTGGTGATGTCGGTCTACGCATTCATTCATGCGGCGATGCAGCGACCCGACGCCTACACCGCTGCGGACAAGCTGACCAAGCCGGTGTGGCTGGTGATCCTGGGCCTGGCCGTTGCGTTGACATCCGTCCTGAGCTTCGTTTTCGGCGTGCTCGGCATGGCGATCTCGGCCTGCGCGGCGGGCGTGTATCTGGTCGACGTGCGGCCCAAACTTCTGGAAATCCAGGGCAAGTCGCGCTGACGCGATGAAGGCCGTGCTGGCCGCGGTCGTCGCGCTGCTGGGCTGGGTGCCCGCTGTGGGCACCTCGTTGGCCGATCCCGGCACCGGCGAGGTCAACCCCGCCCCGCCGTTTGTCGATCACACCGCGTGGGCGCAGTGGGGACGGCTGGCCAGCTTGCGGGTTTTTCCGACCCCGTCGGGGCGGCTGGCCGCCCGGCACCCCAACACCGCCGGTGCGGTCGACGAGGCCTGGGCCGAGGTGTTGGCGATGGCACCAAACGCCGATACCCCCGGCATGCGTGCGCAATTCATCTGCCATTGGCAATTCGCCGAAATGGCGCAACCCGGCAAGACGAGCTGGAACCTCGAACCGTGGCGGCCCGTCGTCGACGACGCCGAGATGGTCGCGTCCGGCTGCAATCCCGGCGGCCCGGAGGAACCCTACTGATGACGCTCAGTCGACGACAGCTCGCGGCACTGGTCGACCACACCCTGCTCAAACCCGAGGCCACCGGCGCCGACGTGGTCGCGTTGCTGGCCGAAGCCGCAGACCTGGCCGTCTACGCGGTGTGCGTGTCCCCGTCGATGGTTCCGGTCGCCGCGGCGGCCGGTGGGGTCCGGGTCGCGACGGTGGCCGGCTTTCCGTCCGGCAAGCATGTCTCCGCGATCAAGGCTCACGAGGCCGTCCTGGCGGTGGCAGCCGGGGCCGGCGAAGTCGACATGGTCATCGACGTTGGCGCCGCGCTGGCAGGAGAGTTAGACGCGGTGCGCTCCGACATCGCGGCGGTGCGCGCAGCAGTACCGGACGCCGTCCTCAAGGTGATCGTGGAATCGGCTGTGCTGCTTGGTGATTCAGACGGGCGCACGCTGACCGATGTGTGCCGGGCAGCCGAAGAGGCCGGCGCGGACTTCGTCAAAACCTCGACCGGGTTTCACCCCGCGGGCGGGGCGTCGGTGCGGGCCGTCGCGCTGATGGCCGAGGCCGTCGGCGGTCGCCTCGGGGTCAAAGCCAGCGGTGGCATTCGCACCGCCGCCGACGCGGTTGCGATGGTGGACGCCGGGG from the Mycobacterium lentiflavum genome contains:
- a CDS encoding heparin-binding hemagglutinin, with product MADNPNIEELRAPLLAALGAADLALATVNELIGNLRDRAEDTRTDTRSRVEESRARIAKLQEDLPEQFTELRERFTPEELRKAAEGYLDAATNRYNELVERGEAALQRLRSQRPFEETTARAEGYVDQAVELTQEALGTVATQTRAVGERAAKLVGIELPKKAESAGKAVAKKAPAKKAPAKKAPAKKAPAKKSAAKKVTQK
- a CDS encoding DUF2516 family protein, which codes for MNHAVGTVMLVLQIGVLVMSVYAFIHAAMQRPDAYTAADKLTKPVWLVILGLAVALTSVLSFVFGVLGMAISACAAGVYLVDVRPKLLEIQGKSR
- a CDS encoding DUF2599 domain-containing protein, which produces MKAVLAAVVALLGWVPAVGTSLADPGTGEVNPAPPFVDHTAWAQWGRLASLRVFPTPSGRLAARHPNTAGAVDEAWAEVLAMAPNADTPGMRAQFICHWQFAEMAQPGKTSWNLEPWRPVVDDAEMVASGCNPGGPEEPY
- the deoC gene encoding deoxyribose-phosphate aldolase — encoded protein: MTLSRRQLAALVDHTLLKPEATGADVVALLAEAADLAVYAVCVSPSMVPVAAAAGGVRVATVAGFPSGKHVSAIKAHEAVLAVAAGAGEVDMVIDVGAALAGELDAVRSDIAAVRAAVPDAVLKVIVESAVLLGDSDGRTLTDVCRAAEEAGADFVKTSTGFHPAGGASVRAVALMAEAVGGRLGVKASGGIRTAADAVAMVDAGATRLGLSATRAVLDGLG